Proteins encoded together in one Amphiprion ocellaris isolate individual 3 ecotype Okinawa chromosome 14, ASM2253959v1, whole genome shotgun sequence window:
- the orai2 gene encoding protein orai-2, with translation MSSELNVPMGSPAPGVSERAPDGGGMDYRDWVRRSYLELVSSNHHSVQALSWRKLYLSRAKLKASSRTSALLSGFAMVAMVEVQLEVQYSYPRALLIAFSVCTTVLVAVHLFALLISTCILPNVEAVSNIHNLNSVSESPHERMHYYIELAWGFSTALGILLFLAEVVLLCWIKFLPVDSSGLKKPQPTATAQDSGWQAALASTIIMVPVGVIFVVFTIHFYRSLVRHKTERHHQEIEELHKIKVQLDGHERGLQTV, from the exons ATGAGCAGCGAGCTGAACGTCCCGATGGGTTCCCCAGCCCCGGGGGTCTCAGAGCGGGCTCCAGACGGCGGCGGGATGGACTACAGGGACTGGGTGCGACGCAGCTACCTGGAGCTGGTGAGCTCCAACCACCACTCGGTTCAGGCCCTGTCCTGGAGGAAGCTCTATCTGAGCCGGGCCAAGCTGAAGGCCTCCAGCAGGACGTCTGCGCTGCTGTCTGGCTTCGCTATG GTGGCCATGGTGGAGGTGCAGCTGGAGGTGCAGTACAGTTACCCCCGGGCTCTCCTCATCGCCTTCAGCGTCTGCACCACCGTGCTGGTGGCCGTCCACCTCTTCGCCCTGCTGATCAGCACCTGCATCCTGCCCAACGTGGAGGCCGTCAGCAACATCCACAACCTCAACTCGGTCAGCGAGTCGCCCCACGAGCGCATGCACTACTACATCGAGCTGGCCTGGGGCTTCTCCACGGCGCTGGGCATCCTGCTGTTCCTGGCCGAGGtggtgctgctctgctggatCAAGTTCCTGCCGGTGGACTCCAGCGGCCTCAAGAAGCCTCAGCCGACGGCCACGGCGCAGGACAGCGGCTGGCAGGCGGCGCTGGCCTCCACCATCATCATGGTCCCGGTGGGGGTGATCTTTGTGGTGTTCACCATCCACTTCTATCGCTCTCTGGTGCGCCACAAGACGGAGCGCCACCACCAGGAGATCGAGGAACTTCACAAGATCAAGGTGCAGCTGGACGGCCATGAGAGAGGCCTCCAGACGGTGTGA